From the genome of Naumannella halotolerans, one region includes:
- a CDS encoding TetR/AcrR family transcriptional regulator C-terminal domain-containing protein yields MPLTADEIERSALEILDRYGLGDLSMRRIATGLGVAPGALYWHVANKQQLLIGLARRIVGDPEPLDGPWQSAVGQWARSLRSRLLEHRDGAELVASAVALADPVDADHPDALAPAASLGRLLVAAGMSAGDAVAAADTVLHFTLGQTMAWQSRAQFRELGITGPGAVSDSFDLGLELIIDGMQNRVSTTQR; encoded by the coding sequence ATGCCTCTGACTGCCGATGAGATCGAGCGCAGTGCCCTCGAGATCCTGGACCGCTACGGACTGGGCGACCTGTCCATGCGCCGGATCGCCACCGGTCTCGGGGTGGCGCCGGGGGCCCTGTACTGGCATGTGGCCAACAAGCAGCAGTTGCTGATCGGGCTGGCCCGGCGCATCGTCGGTGACCCCGAACCGCTCGACGGGCCGTGGCAGAGTGCTGTCGGGCAGTGGGCGCGGTCGTTGCGGTCGCGGCTGCTGGAACATCGCGACGGTGCCGAACTGGTTGCCAGTGCCGTGGCGCTGGCCGATCCGGTGGATGCCGATCATCCCGACGCCCTGGCGCCGGCGGCGTCGCTGGGTCGTCTGCTGGTGGCGGCCGGGATGTCGGCCGGCGACGCTGTCGCCGCGGCCGACACGGTGCTCCATTTCACCCTGGGCCAGACGATGGCCTGGCAGTCACGCGCGCAGTTCCGTGAGCTCGGGATCACCGGCCCGGGTGCGGTGAGCGACAGTTTCGACCTCGGGTTGGAACTGATCATCGACGGGATGCAGAATCGGGTCTCGACGACCCAGCGCTGA
- a CDS encoding alpha/beta fold hydrolase — translation MGDRGDRFGKRRRSMPVRLVGACLVAAGGAVTAATVITRRRLRGLDRSSEEYFGLHSDATTITTPDGVDLHVEIDEAPRHPDRPTVVWVHGYALNLDNWFFQRRRFLGRYRSVFFDQRSHGRSQTSAPELDRVPQLGADLEQVITATAAERPIILVGHSMGAMAILHLARRRPEWFGPGRKVRAVGLLNTSSGQMAKISIIPGVPGPIFSAVVPRLAAVLRRAPGVVTAARSRGNDVAYLATRRIGFGTDRVPERKIEFVNAMMQRFPLENAADFYPAFTELDEHDALPIICRVPVLIVGSRRDPITPYAHTEVLAEAIPEADLLIFDGAGHQTMIEKDTEVNNALERLFAKARRTD, via the coding sequence ATGGGTGACCGCGGTGACAGGTTCGGCAAGCGCCGGCGTTCGATGCCGGTACGGCTGGTCGGAGCCTGTCTCGTCGCCGCCGGAGGCGCGGTCACCGCCGCCACCGTGATCACCCGACGGCGGTTGCGCGGATTGGACCGCTCCAGTGAGGAGTACTTCGGGCTGCACTCCGACGCGACGACGATCACCACCCCCGATGGTGTCGACCTGCATGTCGAGATCGACGAGGCCCCTCGCCACCCCGACCGACCGACGGTGGTCTGGGTGCACGGGTACGCCCTGAATCTGGACAACTGGTTCTTCCAGCGGCGACGCTTCCTCGGGAGGTATCGCAGCGTGTTCTTCGATCAACGCTCACACGGGCGATCCCAGACCTCGGCTCCGGAACTGGACCGGGTACCGCAGCTGGGTGCCGACCTGGAGCAGGTGATCACCGCCACCGCCGCCGAGCGACCGATCATCCTGGTCGGACACTCGATGGGAGCGATGGCCATCCTCCACCTGGCCAGACGTCGACCCGAATGGTTCGGACCGGGGAGGAAGGTACGCGCGGTCGGACTGCTGAACACCAGCTCCGGACAGATGGCCAAGATCTCGATCATCCCCGGTGTCCCCGGTCCGATCTTCAGCGCGGTGGTGCCGCGGCTCGCCGCGGTCCTGCGGCGGGCGCCCGGTGTGGTCACCGCAGCCCGTAGCCGAGGCAACGATGTCGCCTATCTGGCCACTCGGAGGATCGGTTTCGGTACCGACCGGGTGCCCGAGCGCAAGATCGAGTTCGTGAACGCGATGATGCAGCGGTTCCCGTTGGAGAACGCCGCCGACTTCTATCCCGCCTTCACCGAACTGGACGAACACGATGCGCTGCCGATCATCTGCCGGGTGCCGGTGCTGATCGTCGGCTCACGACGTGACCCGATCACGCCTTACGCCCACACCGAGGTGCTGGCCGAAGCGATTCCCGAGGCCGATCTGCTGATCTTCGACGGCGCGGGTCACCAGACCATGATCGAGAAGGACACCGAGGTGAACAACGCCCTGGAACGCCTGTTCGCCAAGGCACGCCGGACCGACTGA
- the tsaB gene encoding tRNA (adenosine(37)-N6)-threonylcarbamoyltransferase complex dimerization subunit type 1 TsaB: MSEPTGSRRRVVLGIDTSVAVAVGVAVDGEVRATRWLDDSRQHVERLTPLIAEALAEADVTAADLDTIVVGMGPGPFTGLRVGIATALALAEAVGAQVRPVCGLDAVAATVIDPPADFLVLADARRKEVYWARYGADGVRLEGPAVGPADDLRELPVTGPGTALAPQRQPVPGGPVRIDAGVLARIGAELPEVGPEPLYLRQADAVTPTSRKSTLVNRAGRIRLRGPQ, from the coding sequence ATGTCTGAACCGACCGGTTCACGCCGCAGGGTCGTGCTCGGCATCGACACCTCGGTTGCGGTGGCCGTGGGGGTCGCTGTCGATGGGGAGGTACGGGCGACGCGCTGGCTCGACGATTCCCGGCAACATGTCGAACGGCTGACGCCGCTGATCGCCGAGGCGCTGGCCGAGGCCGACGTGACCGCGGCCGATCTCGACACCATCGTGGTCGGCATGGGGCCGGGGCCGTTCACCGGACTCCGGGTCGGGATCGCCACCGCCCTGGCGCTGGCCGAGGCCGTCGGCGCGCAGGTCCGCCCGGTCTGCGGACTGGATGCGGTCGCGGCCACGGTGATCGACCCGCCGGCCGATTTCCTGGTCCTGGCCGATGCCCGCCGCAAGGAGGTCTACTGGGCCCGCTACGGTGCCGACGGGGTACGCCTCGAGGGGCCTGCCGTGGGGCCGGCCGACGACCTGCGCGAATTGCCGGTGACCGGGCCAGGGACAGCACTTGCCCCACAGCGGCAACCGGTTCCGGGCGGACCGGTGAGGATCGATGCCGGGGTGCTCGCCCGGATCGGTGCCGAACTCCCCGAGGTCGGGCCCGAACCGCTCTACCTGCGCCAAGCCGATGCCGTGACCCCCACCAGTCGGAAATCGACGCTGGTCAACCGCGCCGGTCGGATCCGTCTGCGAGGTCCGCAGTGA
- the alr gene encoding alanine racemase, which yields MTAAPVPSERTTAAGLIDPRTASAVIDLDALRHNVAAIRALVAPAETMVVVKADAYGHGMTTVAAALRQAGVAWLGVATPQEALALREAGDTGRILAWIYGEQTDLTPFVVADIDLTVHRRSQLDRVAEAASLHRPARVQLKIDTGLHRNGSPAEEWASLCAAARELERSGRIEVVGIWSHLASGELPGDRSIAAQTEEFEQALAIADRAGLRPTYRHLANTGGALGTPGIRYDLVRLGIGAYGIDPADGELASSVGVELRPAMRLRAQLIAVKPLRAGESVSYGLTWTADRDTTIGLVPLGYADGIPVAGSDRIQVRVGDRIVPQRGRVCMDQFIVDLGPQAKERPGDEVTLFGDPAGPRAEDWARQIGTIGYEIVTRIGLRVPRVSLDR from the coding sequence ATGACTGCCGCACCCGTACCGAGCGAACGGACAACCGCTGCCGGCCTGATCGACCCGCGTACCGCCTCGGCGGTGATCGATCTCGACGCCCTGCGGCACAATGTGGCCGCGATCCGCGCGCTGGTGGCACCGGCGGAGACGATGGTGGTGGTGAAGGCCGACGCCTACGGCCACGGCATGACCACTGTGGCCGCCGCGCTGCGGCAGGCCGGAGTCGCCTGGCTCGGGGTGGCGACGCCACAGGAGGCGCTGGCCCTGCGGGAGGCCGGTGACACGGGCCGGATCCTGGCCTGGATCTATGGCGAGCAGACCGATCTCACCCCGTTCGTGGTCGCCGACATCGACCTGACCGTGCATCGCAGGTCCCAGCTGGACCGAGTGGCCGAGGCGGCCTCGCTGCACCGCCCGGCCCGGGTGCAGTTGAAGATCGACACCGGATTGCACCGCAACGGTTCACCGGCCGAGGAGTGGGCCTCCTTGTGCGCCGCAGCGAGGGAGCTGGAGCGCAGCGGCCGGATCGAGGTGGTCGGCATCTGGTCGCATCTGGCCAGCGGTGAACTGCCGGGAGATCGCAGCATCGCCGCCCAGACCGAGGAGTTCGAACAGGCGCTGGCGATCGCCGACCGGGCCGGCCTGCGGCCGACGTACCGACACCTGGCGAACACCGGGGGAGCCCTGGGCACCCCCGGGATCCGCTATGACCTGGTCCGACTGGGCATCGGCGCCTATGGCATCGATCCCGCCGATGGTGAGCTTGCGTCCTCGGTCGGAGTCGAGCTTCGTCCGGCGATGCGCTTGCGGGCGCAGTTGATCGCGGTGAAACCGTTGCGAGCAGGCGAATCGGTCTCCTACGGGCTGACTTGGACCGCCGACCGGGACACGACCATCGGGCTGGTCCCGCTGGGGTACGCCGACGGCATCCCGGTCGCCGGCAGTGACCGGATCCAGGTACGGGTGGGTGACCGGATCGTTCCCCAACGGGGCCGCGTCTGCATGGACCAGTTCATCGTCGACCTGGGGCCGCAGGCGAAGGAGCGTCCCGGTGACGAGGTCACCTTGTTCGGCGATCCGGCCGGTCCCAGGGCCGAGGACTGGGCTCGGCAGATCGGCACCATCGGCTACGAGATCGTCACCCGGATCGGGCTCCGCGTACCCCGGGTGAGCCTCGATCGATGA
- a CDS encoding NAD(P)H-hydrate epimerase, translating into MRYAWSVAQIRAAEQASPKLATGELMQRAADAVAKAATTYLRGGDRDHLPGTQPAAGSPTGTLILVGPGNNGADGLWAGQRLATAGERVRACAVLGTSDEAAGSAFTEAGGEFLDVDAALQWIAGAPGLIIDAMFGIGARPGLQGDPARLAEAANAGAQVVLAVDLPSGLDADTGELTGTSIRANSTVTFGGYRQCHLLGPAGPHCGAVEVAGIGIDLPPAAATLAAWTQADLANSWPVPGPSDNKYSRGVLGIDTGSQRYPGAAVLSCIGATWSGAGMIRYVGRADGAEIVRALPNVTLGEGRVQAWLLGSGWGDRTDAEERVGQILDQQLPTVIDADALSALGQRRVHRGVLLTPHAGELARLLDSDRRSVEQDPIAAGRAVADRTGATVLLKGANQYVFTPDADQVHLAIPGPAWTGQAGSGDVLAGVCGTLLAAGLDPAAAAAAAASLQAITAAAHPGPYPPQDLARFFPETLTRRGIIDR; encoded by the coding sequence ATGAGGTACGCATGGAGCGTCGCGCAGATCCGAGCCGCCGAGCAGGCGAGCCCGAAGCTGGCCACCGGCGAGTTGATGCAGCGGGCGGCCGATGCGGTGGCGAAGGCGGCCACCACGTACCTGCGCGGCGGTGATCGCGACCACCTGCCCGGAACGCAGCCTGCTGCAGGCTCTCCGACCGGGACGCTGATCCTGGTCGGCCCCGGGAACAACGGTGCCGACGGGCTCTGGGCCGGTCAGCGCCTGGCTACGGCCGGGGAGCGGGTACGTGCCTGCGCGGTGCTCGGCACCAGCGACGAGGCCGCCGGGTCCGCCTTCACCGAGGCAGGTGGAGAGTTCCTGGACGTCGATGCAGCACTGCAATGGATCGCCGGTGCTCCCGGTCTGATCATCGACGCGATGTTCGGCATCGGCGCTCGTCCGGGGTTGCAGGGTGACCCGGCCCGGCTCGCCGAAGCGGCGAACGCCGGAGCCCAGGTCGTGCTGGCCGTGGACCTTCCCTCGGGGCTCGATGCCGACACCGGTGAGCTCACCGGCACCAGCATCCGGGCGAACTCCACGGTCACCTTCGGCGGGTATCGACAATGCCACCTGTTGGGCCCGGCGGGCCCGCACTGCGGTGCGGTCGAGGTCGCCGGCATCGGTATCGACCTCCCACCGGCAGCGGCAACTCTGGCCGCCTGGACGCAGGCCGACCTGGCGAATTCCTGGCCCGTACCCGGCCCGAGCGACAACAAGTACTCCCGCGGGGTCCTGGGCATCGACACCGGGTCGCAGCGGTACCCGGGAGCGGCCGTCCTCTCTTGCATCGGCGCCACCTGGTCCGGGGCCGGGATGATCCGCTACGTCGGACGGGCCGACGGGGCGGAGATCGTCCGTGCCCTGCCCAACGTCACCCTCGGTGAGGGACGGGTGCAGGCCTGGTTGCTCGGTTCGGGATGGGGCGATCGCACCGATGCCGAGGAACGGGTCGGGCAGATCCTCGACCAGCAACTGCCGACGGTGATCGACGCCGACGCCCTGTCCGCACTTGGGCAGCGCCGGGTGCACCGCGGCGTGCTGCTGACCCCGCACGCCGGCGAACTCGCCCGGTTGCTGGACAGCGACCGGAGATCGGTGGAGCAGGACCCGATCGCCGCCGGCCGGGCGGTCGCCGACCGTACCGGCGCTACGGTGCTGCTGAAGGGCGCCAACCAGTACGTGTTCACCCCCGATGCCGACCAGGTTCACCTCGCCATCCCCGGGCCCGCCTGGACCGGCCAGGCCGGATCCGGCGATGTGCTCGCCGGGGTCTGCGGCACCCTGCTGGCCGCCGGGCTGGACCCGGCGGCCGCGGCCGCGGCCGCCGCCTCCTTGCAGGCGATCACCGCAGCTGCCCACCCTGGCCCGTACCCGCCCCAGGATCTGGCACGCTTCTTCCCCGAGACACTCACCAGGAGAGGGATCATCGATCGATGA
- a CDS encoding holo-ACP synthase, producing MIIGIGVDVCQIDRYAAAEQRRPGFSARWLTPAEVALPLSSRAARFAAKEALAKALLSEGGLRWHDAEVTKDDHGRPSFLISGTVAARAAELGVDRVHLSISHDAGIAAAYVICERLDS from the coding sequence ATGATCATCGGTATCGGTGTCGACGTTTGCCAGATCGATCGCTATGCGGCGGCCGAGCAACGCCGTCCGGGTTTCTCCGCCCGTTGGCTGACGCCGGCCGAGGTTGCGCTGCCGCTGTCGTCGCGGGCGGCCCGGTTCGCGGCCAAGGAGGCACTGGCGAAGGCATTGCTGTCCGAGGGTGGGTTGCGCTGGCATGACGCCGAGGTGACCAAGGATGACCATGGTCGGCCCAGTTTCCTGATCAGCGGTACGGTCGCGGCCCGCGCCGCCGAACTCGGTGTCGATCGGGTCCATCTGTCGATCTCCCACGACGCGGGGATCGCAGCGGCCTATGTCATCTGCGAGCGACTGGACTCCTGA
- the tsaE gene encoding tRNA (adenosine(37)-N6)-threonylcarbamoyltransferase complex ATPase subunit type 1 TsaE, with product MPEDSSTTPEIGRSGLQIAEAVPADAADLVSVMHAAFAARGPVDPPPAALSETPQSVAAALAEGSGVIARVDGRPAGGIVLAPTPEGEVVLTRVSVHPQFQGHGLASEMVAGAQGLAARAGFRSARLFVRSEFPELARWWQRRGYRLAEEHADGGVWVTDLPVAIRVPNAEAMKALGRELADLAEPGDVIIATGGLGAGKTTLTQGIGDRLGVGEDVISPTFVLSRIHRTGPSHPDLVHVDAYRLGSAAELDDLDLEASLGSSLTVIEWGRGLAEQLAPQRLELDFLVEADDSRTVLAEPVGQRWDRQRLRDLAARIGEAEHV from the coding sequence GTGCCCGAAGACAGTTCGACCACCCCGGAGATCGGCCGGTCCGGTCTGCAGATCGCCGAGGCGGTGCCGGCCGACGCCGCCGACCTGGTGTCGGTGATGCATGCCGCCTTCGCCGCCCGTGGACCGGTCGACCCGCCGCCGGCGGCGCTGTCGGAGACCCCGCAGAGCGTCGCGGCCGCCCTGGCCGAGGGCAGTGGGGTGATCGCCCGGGTCGACGGCCGTCCGGCAGGCGGGATCGTCCTGGCACCGACCCCGGAGGGCGAGGTTGTCCTCACCCGGGTCTCGGTGCACCCGCAGTTCCAGGGTCACGGCCTGGCCTCGGAGATGGTCGCCGGGGCCCAGGGCCTGGCCGCCCGGGCGGGGTTCCGCTCTGCCCGGTTGTTCGTCCGATCCGAGTTCCCCGAACTGGCCCGATGGTGGCAGCGGCGCGGGTACCGGCTGGCCGAGGAGCACGCCGACGGCGGGGTCTGGGTGACCGACCTGCCGGTGGCGATCCGCGTACCGAATGCCGAGGCGATGAAAGCCCTGGGCCGGGAACTGGCCGATCTGGCCGAACCCGGTGACGTGATCATCGCGACCGGGGGGCTGGGTGCGGGCAAGACCACCCTGACCCAGGGGATCGGTGACCGGCTCGGTGTCGGCGAGGACGTCATCTCGCCGACCTTCGTGCTGTCCCGGATCCACCGCACCGGGCCCTCGCATCCGGATCTGGTGCATGTCGATGCCTACCGGCTGGGATCGGCGGCCGAACTCGACGATCTGGACCTGGAGGCTTCTCTCGGCAGTTCGCTGACCGTGATCGAGTGGGGACGGGGGCTGGCCGAACAGTTGGCGCCACAGCGGCTCGAGCTCGACTTCCTGGTCGAGGCCGATGACTCGCGTACCGTCCTGGCCGAACCGGTCGGACAACGCTGGGACCGGCAGCGATTGCGCGACCTGGCTGCCCGGATCGGTGAGGCCGAACATGTCTGA
- a CDS encoding glycosyltransferase family 4 protein, with the protein MKVAIVAESFLPQINGVTHSVLRLLEHLRDRGHQAIVLAPATTGRTPRRYAGFRVVSLPSVPVPGYPSVRVAATPQWVLERELAAFAPDVVHVAAPFVIGNSALLVARRLGLPSVAIYQTEIPSYAARYGLPQAEPLLWRWVRTVHQLATLTLAPSRYAREQLTDIGVQRVGIWGRGVDSERFDPRKRDPAFRRRYAPHGERLIGYVGRLASEKQIEDLAVLADLPRTRTVVIGDGPRREQLQRALPRARFLGQLTGEALPRAMASLDLFVHPGELETFCQTIQEAQASGVAPIAPARGGPLDLIDSSRTGWLYEPGDLSQLRARARDLLGDDHKRSRFGADARAAVEHRTWPLMCEQLLTFYAEAISEHRSTRIR; encoded by the coding sequence GTGAAGGTTGCCATCGTGGCCGAATCGTTCCTCCCCCAGATCAACGGGGTCACCCACTCGGTGCTCCGGTTGCTGGAGCACCTGCGTGATCGCGGACACCAGGCGATCGTGCTCGCCCCGGCCACCACCGGGCGTACCCCACGGCGCTATGCCGGATTCCGGGTCGTGTCGTTGCCGTCGGTGCCGGTGCCGGGCTATCCCTCGGTGCGGGTGGCAGCGACCCCGCAGTGGGTGCTCGAGCGCGAACTCGCCGCCTTCGCCCCCGACGTGGTGCATGTCGCGGCGCCGTTCGTGATCGGCAACTCGGCCCTGCTGGTGGCCCGGCGACTGGGACTGCCCAGCGTCGCCATCTATCAGACCGAGATCCCCAGCTATGCCGCCCGGTACGGTCTGCCGCAGGCCGAGCCCTTGTTGTGGCGATGGGTACGCACGGTGCACCAACTCGCCACGCTCACCTTGGCGCCATCGCGGTACGCCCGTGAACAGCTGACCGACATCGGGGTGCAACGGGTCGGCATCTGGGGCCGCGGTGTCGACTCCGAACGCTTCGACCCCCGCAAACGTGACCCGGCGTTCCGCCGCCGGTACGCACCCCACGGTGAACGACTGATCGGCTATGTCGGCCGGCTGGCCAGCGAGAAGCAGATCGAGGATCTGGCCGTGCTGGCCGATCTGCCGCGGACGAGGACCGTGGTGATCGGTGACGGGCCGCGGCGCGAACAGTTGCAGCGGGCCTTGCCGCGGGCGAGGTTCCTCGGGCAGCTGACCGGTGAGGCCCTGCCCCGGGCCATGGCCTCCCTCGACCTGTTCGTCCATCCCGGTGAGTTGGAGACCTTCTGCCAGACCATCCAGGAGGCCCAGGCCAGTGGGGTCGCACCGATCGCCCCGGCACGTGGTGGACCGTTGGACCTGATCGACTCCAGTCGTACCGGTTGGCTCTACGAACCCGGAGACCTCTCCCAGTTGCGCGCCCGTGCCCGTGACCTGCTCGGTGATGATCACAAACGTTCGCGCTTCGGCGCCGACGCCCGGGCGGCGGTCGAACACCGCACCTGGCCGCTGATGTGTGAGCAGTTGCTCACCTTCTACGCCGAGGCGATCTCGGAGCACCGTTCGACCAGGATCCGCTGA